Below is a window of Enterobacter kobei DNA.
TATGCTCCCAGAACCTGGGCTGCCAGACTTCACCTCTGTTCAGCGAGCGGGTGAACATTTTCTTCAGATCCCGCCAGCGACCGGAAAAATCGCTGTCATTCGCGGGTAGTGTCCAGATGCAGTGCATGTGATCGGGAAGAATAACCCAGGCATCAATATGGAAGGGTTTACGTTGTTTAACAAAGGATGTGGCCTTGCGAAGCAGATCAACGTGGCGGATCAACACGTCACTTTGCCGGTTTTTCAGGTTAACCGTAAAAAACCAGCTGCCTCCGGGGATATAATGACGACGATAATTCGACATGCGGTAATCCTTTACCTGTGGGAATTGTGACGCCCGGTGGCGCTGCGCTTACCGGGCCTACAACGGTATGGTCGAACCCAAAACGTAGGCCGGGCAAGCGCAGCGCCGCCCGGCGTTAATGGCTTTTTGCCGTTAACTCTGCGATACGCACGATCACTTTTACCGCTTTTTCCATGCCTTCCAGCGTCACGAATTCATGCTTGCCGTGGTAGTTATAGCCACCGGTAAAGATGTTCGGGCATGGCAATCCCATAAAGGATAACTGTGCGCCGTCTGTGCCGCCGCGGATGGGTTTCATGACCGGTTCAATGTCGCAATCGCGCATCGCCTGTTGGGCAATGTCGATGATGTGCGGAAACTCAGCGACTTTATCGCGCATGTTATAGTAGCTGTCCTCGATCACCAGTTCTATATAGCAGTCCGGATGCAGCCCCTTGCCGACCTTTTTGGCGATCTCCATCATTTTACGTTTGCGCGCCTCAAAAGCCTAGCGGTCAAAATCGCGGATGATGTAGTGCATCTCGGCGCGATCTACGGTTCCTTTAATGCTGGTCAGATGATAAAAACCTTCATACCCTTCCGTCTGCTCCGGGCTTTCCTCTGGCGGTACTTCAGCATGGATGCGGCTGGCAAGGGACAATGCATTGACCATGACGCCTTTCGCGGTGCCGGGATGGACGTTGTTGCCAACAATTTTGATGGTCACCGATGCGGCGTTGAAGTTTTCAAATTCCAGCTCGCCTACGCCGCCGCCGTCAATGGTATAAGCCCAGCGCGCATCGAAGGCATCGACGTCAAAATGTTTCGCGCCTTTGCCCACCTCTTCATCCGGCGTAAAGGCCACGCGAATATCACCATGGGGGATATTTTGCTGGATCAGCACCGACAGTGCCGTCATGATTTCCGCCACGCCTGCTTTGTCGTCGGCTCCGAGCAGCGTTTTGCCGTCGGTGGTGATCAGCGTCTGGCCGAGCAGCTGATGCAGCACCGGGAACATGACCGGGGATAACACTTCATCACCCACGCCAAGCGCAATATCGCCGCCGCGATAGCTCTCGACAATCTGCGGATTGACGTTCTTGCCGGTAAAGTCAGGTGAGGTGTCAACATGCGAAATAAAGCCGATAGCCGGAATGTCGCCCGGTACGTTGGCTGGCAGGGTAGCCATCACCGTGCCTTTTTCGCTCAGGGTGACGTTAATAAGCCCCATCTCTTCCAGCTGTTCTTTTAGCAACTCCAACAGCTTCCATTGCCCTTCGGTACTCGGAACCTGTCTGACGCCCGGTTTTGATTGTGTATCCAGCGAAACGTAGTGCAAAAAACGCTCTAGTAATTTATCCATGCGGGCCACCCTCACTATTTGAGACAACATTATTGATAAGCGTGAAAACAGAAATATTGCGTCAGGTCACTTTTACCCGTGCAAACGAGAATTTTTTAGCTTACGCGACCCCAGAGTTAAGCATGGTTGAGAAAATCCGCCTCTGAAAGGGAATATCTCACAAGGATTGGCGATTTCAGTGCTTTGCCGTAGAATGCCAGGCCTTATTAATGTGTCAAACCCTAAGGTGGTTAATCACAAACCCCGCAATGGTAAGCCGTCCGTTGCGTCTACATGGGACAGAGTAAAAAATTGAATACACACACGCGTTCGCTTTCGCCGTTGGTGCATCTGGCGGGAATCCGGAAAAGCTTTGATGGAAAAAATGTTATTTCCGATCTTAACCTGACCATCAATAATGGCGAATTCCTGACACTGCTTGGCCCCTCTGGCTGTGGTAAAACCACGGTTCTGCGCCTGATTGCCGGGCTGGAAAACGTGGATGCTGGCCATATCCATCTCGAAGACCAGGACATCACCCAGGTTCCGGCTGAACACCGCCACGTCAATACGGTTTTTCAAAGCTATGCGCTTTTCCCGCACATGACCGTTTTTGAAAACGTGGCCTTTGGCCTGCGAATGCAAAAAACGCCAGCCGATCAAATTACCCCGCGCGTGACCGAAGCCCTGCGCATGGTGCAGCTGGATACCTTCGCCGAACGTAAACCGCATCAGCTGTCCGGCGGACAACAGCAGCGCGTCGCCATCGCCCGAGCGGTGGTCAACAAGCCGCGTCTGTTACTGCTCGATGAATCCCTTTCCGCACTCGATTACAAACTGCGCAAACAGATGCAGAACGAACTCAAGGCCCTGCAACGTAAGCTCGGCATCACCTTTGTGTTCGTAACTCACGATCAGGAAGAAGCGCTGACCATGTCCGACCGTATCGTGGTGATGCGCGACGGTAAGATCGAGCAGGACGGCACACCGCGTGAAATTTACGAAGAGCCGAAGAATCTGTTCGTCGCCAGCTTTATTGGTGAGATCAACCTGTTCAATGCCACGGTCATTGAACGCCTGGACGACCAGCGCGTGCGTGCCAGCGTCGAAGGCCGCGAATGTAATATCCACGTCAATTTCCCGGTGGTAAAAGGCCAGCGTCTGAACGTCATGCTGCGCCCGGAAGATCTGCGCGTTGAGGAGATCAACGACAGCCGCGAGGTGGAAGGTCTGATTGGCTTTGTGCGTGAGCGCAACTATAAAGGCATGACGCTGGAATCGGTGGTGGAGCTGGAAAACGGCAAGATGGTGATGGTCAGCGAATTCTTTAACGAAGACGACCCGGATTTTGACCACTCGCTGGATCAAAAGATGGCCATCAACTGGGTAGAAAGCTGGGAGGTCGTACTGCCTGATGAAGAGCACAAGTAAATTCCAGAATGTGGTGATCGCGACCGTCGTCGGCTGGCTTGTGCTGTTTGTCTTTCTGCCCAACCTGATGATCATTGTCACCAGCTTCTTAACCCGTGACGATGCCTCGTTTGTCAGCATGGTGTTTACGCTGGACAACTATTCGCGTCTGCTCGATCCGCTCTATTTCGATGTGCTGCTGCACTCGCTGAATATGGCGCTGATCGCCACCCTCGCCTGCCTGGCGCTCGGCTATCCTTTTGCGTGGTTTCTGGCGAAGCTGCCGCAGAAGGTGCGCCCGTTGCTGCTGTTTTTACTGATCGTCCCCTTCTGGACCAACTCCCTGATCCGCATTTACGGCCTGAAACTGTTTCTCAGCACCAAAGGCTATCTGAATGCGTTTCTGCTGTGGCTGGGGGTGATTGATACGCCGCTGCGCATTATGTTCACGCCGGGCGCGGTGATCATCGGGCTGGTCTATATCCTGCTGCCGTTTATGGTGATGCCGCTGTGGTCGAGCATCGAAAAACTCGATAAACCGCTGCTGGAGGCCGCCCGCGACCTGGGTGCCAGCAAGCTGCAAACCTTTATCCGCATTATTATTCCGCTGACCATGCCGGGCATTATCGCGGGCTGTCTGCTGGTGATGCTGCCGGCGATGGGGCTGTTCTACGTCTCGGATCTGATGGGCGGCGCGAAAAACCTGCTGATTGGTAACGTCATTAAAAGCCAGTTCCTGAATATTCGCGACTGGCCGTTCGGCTCCGCCACCAGCATTACGCTGACGGTGGTCATGGGCCTGATGCTGCTGGTCTACTGGCGGGCAATGCGTTTTCTGAATAAAAAGGTGGAACTGGAATGATCGGTCGCCTGCTGCGCGGCGGTTTTATGGCCGCCATTTACGCTTTTCTTTATATTCCGATCATCATTCTGATCGTGAACTCCTTTAATCAGGCCCGTTTTGGCATTAACTGGCACGGTTTTACCACCGACTGGTATAGCCTGCTGATGAATAACGACAGCCTGTTACAGGCCGCCCGTCACTCGCTGACCATGGCGGTGCTATCGGCGACCTTTGCCACGCTGATTGGCTCGCTGACGGCAGTGGCGCTTTACCGTTACCGTTTTCGCGGCAAACCTTTCGTCAGCGGCATGCTGTTTGTGGTGATGATGTCTCCGGACATCGTCATGGCTATTTCGCTGCTGGTGCTGTTTATGCTGATTGGCATCCAACTGGGCTTCTGGTCGCTGCTGTTTTCGCATATCACCTTCTGCCTGCCGTTTGTAGTGGTCACCGTCTATTCACGGCTGAAAGGATTTGATGTGCGGATGCTGGAAGCGGCGAAAGATCTGGGTGCCAGTGAAGTGATCATTTTGCGCAAAATCATTCTGCCGCTGGCGATGCCTGCCGTGGCTGCTGGGTGGGTGCTGAGCTTTACCCTGTCGATGGATGATGTAGTGGTCTCTTCTTTTGTTACCGGACCGGGCTATGAAATTCTGCCATTGAAAATCTATTCAATGGTGAAAGTCGGCGTATCACCGGAGGTGAACGCGCTGGCCACTATCCTGTTAGTACTCTCGCTGGTTCTGGTGATCGCCAGTCAGCTTATTGCACGTGATAAAACTAAATCTCAGGGGACGTTAAAATGATCAAATGGTCACGCCACCTGCTCGCAGCGGGCGCTCTGGCAATGGGTATGAGCGCTGCGCACGCGGACAACAATACGCTCTATTTCTATAACTGGACCGAGTATGTGCCGCCTGGCCTGCTGGAACAGTTCACCAAAGAGACAGGGATCAAGGTGATCTATTCGACCTACGAGTCGAATGAAACCATGTACGCCAAGCTTAAAACCTACAAAGACGGCGCGTACGATCTGGTGGTGCCCTCCACCTATTTCGTCGATAAAATGCGCAAAGAGGGCATGATCCAGAAGATCGATAAAACGAAGCTCACCAACTTCGGTAACCTCGATCCGGATATGCTCAACAAGCCATTCGATCCGCAGAACGACTATTCCATTCCCTATATCTGGGGCGCGACCGCCATCGGCGTGAACAGCGAAGCTATCGATCCGTCCACCATTACTGGCTGGGGCGATTTGTGGAAACCGGAATACAAAAGCAGCCTGCTGCTGACCGACGATGCGCGGGAAGTGTTCCAGGTGGCGCTGCGTAAGCTGGGTATGTCCGGCAATACCACCGATCCGAAAGAGATCGAAGCGGCATATCAGGAGCTGAAAAAACTGATGCCAAACGTGGCCGCGTTTAACTCGGATAATCCGGCGAACCCGTACATGGAAGGCGAAGTCAATCTGGGGATGGTGTGGAACGGCTCGGCGTATGTGGCGCGTCAGTCAGGTACGCCGTTGCAGATCGTCTGGCCGAAAGAAGGCGGTATTTTCTGGATGGACAGCCTGGCGATCCCGGCCAACGCGAAAAACGTCGACGGCGCGCTGAAGTTAATTAACTTCCTGCTG
It encodes the following:
- the potB gene encoding spermidine/putrescine ABC transporter permease PotB codes for the protein MKSTSKFQNVVIATVVGWLVLFVFLPNLMIIVTSFLTRDDASFVSMVFTLDNYSRLLDPLYFDVLLHSLNMALIATLACLALGYPFAWFLAKLPQKVRPLLLFLLIVPFWTNSLIRIYGLKLFLSTKGYLNAFLLWLGVIDTPLRIMFTPGAVIIGLVYILLPFMVMPLWSSIEKLDKPLLEAARDLGASKLQTFIRIIIPLTMPGIIAGCLLVMLPAMGLFYVSDLMGGAKNLLIGNVIKSQFLNIRDWPFGSATSITLTVVMGLMLLVYWRAMRFLNKKVELE
- the potD gene encoding spermidine/putrescine ABC transporter substrate-binding protein PotD, producing MIKWSRHLLAAGALAMGMSAAHADNNTLYFYNWTEYVPPGLLEQFTKETGIKVIYSTYESNETMYAKLKTYKDGAYDLVVPSTYFVDKMRKEGMIQKIDKTKLTNFGNLDPDMLNKPFDPQNDYSIPYIWGATAIGVNSEAIDPSTITGWGDLWKPEYKSSLLLTDDAREVFQVALRKLGMSGNTTDPKEIEAAYQELKKLMPNVAAFNSDNPANPYMEGEVNLGMVWNGSAYVARQSGTPLQIVWPKEGGIFWMDSLAIPANAKNVDGALKLINFLLRPDVAKQVAETIGYPTPNLAARKLLAPDVANDKSLYPDADTISKGEWQNDVGAASALYEEYYQKLKAGR
- the potC gene encoding spermidine/putrescine ABC transporter permease PotC, coding for MIGRLLRGGFMAAIYAFLYIPIIILIVNSFNQARFGINWHGFTTDWYSLLMNNDSLLQAARHSLTMAVLSATFATLIGSLTAVALYRYRFRGKPFVSGMLFVVMMSPDIVMAISLLVLFMLIGIQLGFWSLLFSHITFCLPFVVVTVYSRLKGFDVRMLEAAKDLGASEVIILRKIILPLAMPAVAAGWVLSFTLSMDDVVVSSFVTGPGYEILPLKIYSMVKVGVSPEVNALATILLVLSLVLVIASQLIARDKTKSQGTLK
- a CDS encoding REP-associated tyrosine transposase, encoding MSNYRRHYIPGGSWFFTVNLKNRQSDVLIRHVDLLRKATSFVKQRKPFHIDAWVILPDHMHCIWTLPANDSDFSGRWRDLKKMFTRSLNRGEVWQPRFWEHTLRDEEDMRRHRDYININPVKHGWVARVRDWPYSTYHRDVRDGIYPPDWAGEVGEWPVGERREE
- the potA gene encoding spermidine/putrescine ABC transporter ATP-binding protein PotA codes for the protein MGQSKKLNTHTRSLSPLVHLAGIRKSFDGKNVISDLNLTINNGEFLTLLGPSGCGKTTVLRLIAGLENVDAGHIHLEDQDITQVPAEHRHVNTVFQSYALFPHMTVFENVAFGLRMQKTPADQITPRVTEALRMVQLDTFAERKPHQLSGGQQQRVAIARAVVNKPRLLLLDESLSALDYKLRKQMQNELKALQRKLGITFVFVTHDQEEALTMSDRIVVMRDGKIEQDGTPREIYEEPKNLFVASFIGEINLFNATVIERLDDQRVRASVEGRECNIHVNFPVVKGQRLNVMLRPEDLRVEEINDSREVEGLIGFVRERNYKGMTLESVVELENGKMVMVSEFFNEDDPDFDHSLDQKMAINWVESWEVVLPDEEHK